In Gadus macrocephalus chromosome 11, ASM3116895v1, a single genomic region encodes these proteins:
- the abhd16a gene encoding phosphatidylserine lipase ABHD16A, whose protein sequence is MAGWMWLRIFFGPNLQRIHSSPGQSRPESSARRRGWNYQPLRLEKHTDSVIGWASVLWSLSYYSSPLLLCYLYRKGYICSSKFVPVSQYVGTVLICLLGVVCLRGWGRWKNSEYVQFFSILEETRKNNTPSNKKKLRCFDFDFSFWPVDFSWTEFSNPKLSKAGVSLLKPESRLRGAADGVLQQVRTLPCHVISFLIAHSFGRRMLYPGSVGLLQKAMRPMLQQGQAKLIEEFNGQRNKLVACDGNEIDTMFVDRRADGRPGGSTLVICCEGNAGFYEVGCMNTPLEGGYSVLGWNHPGFGGSTGVPFPQNEANAMDVVIQFAMQKLGFQLNDIIIYAWSIGGFTASWAVMSYPELKAVVLDASFDDLLPLALKVMPASWTPLVHHTVRQYMNLNNAKQLCQYPGPVLLIRRTKDEIITTTGPEDIMSNRGNDLLLKLLQFRYPKVMADEGVRVVREWLGASNPIAEATVYSQYEVDDDWCVSVLQSYRTHNGTAFPWSVGEDMTLECRRQLALFLARKYMRNFETTHCTPLPFSEFRAPWTL, encoded by the exons ATGGCTGGTTGGATGTGGCTTCGTATTTTCTTTGGGCCTAACTTACAGCGAATTCACAGTTCTCCTGGCCAGTCGCGACCCGAAAGCAGCGCCAGGAGGAGG GGATGGAACTACCAACCCCTTCGTCTTGAAAAACACACCGACAGTGTCATTGGCTGG GCGTCAGTGTTGTGGTCGCTGTCTTACTAcagctctcctctgctcctctgctaTCTCTACAGGAAAGG TTATATCTGCAGCAGTAAATTCGTGCCCGTCAGTCAGTATGTGGGAACAGTTCTGATCTGTCTTCTTGGCGTGGTCTGTCTTAGAG GCTGGGGAAGATGGAagaactctgagtatgttcagtTCTTTTCTATTCTGGAGGAAACCAGGAAGAATAACACTCCCAGTAACAAG AAAAAACTGAGATGCTTCGATTTTGACTTCTCCTTCTGGCCTGTGGACTTCAGCTGGACAGAATTCAGTAATCC gaaGTTGTCGAAGGCAGGTGTGTCACTTCTTAAGCCAGAGAGCAGGCTGAGGGGTGCAGCAGATGGTGTCCTCCAACAGGTCCGCACTCTGCCATGccacgtgatcag TTTCCTCATCGCCCACTCGTTTGGGCGGAGGATGCTCTACCCAGGCTCCGTGGGCCTGCTGCAGAAAGCCATGAGGCCCATGCTTCAGCAAGGCCAGGCCAAGCTCATTGAGGAG TTCAATGGCCAGAGGAACAAGCTGGTGGCCTGTGACGGCAATGAGATCGACACCATGTTCGTCGATCGGAGGGCAGATGGAAGGCCAGGCGGAAGCACTCTG GTCATCTGTTGTGAGGGGAACGCAGGCTTCTATGAGGTGGGCTGTATGAACACTCCCTTGGAAG GAGGCTATTCTGTACTGGGATGGAACCACCCTGGCTTCGGAGGCAGCACG GGAGTCCCCTTCCCCCAGAATGAGGCCAATGCAATGGATGTGGTGATCCAGTTCGCCATGCAAAAACTGGGCTTCCAGCTCAACGACATCATTATTTATGCATGGTCCATTGGAGGATTCACAG CCAGTTGGGCTGTGATGTCATATCCGGAGCTCAAGGCGGTGGTGTTGGACGCGTCCTTTGATGACCTCCTACCTCTGGCCCTGAAAGTCATGCCGGCCAGTTGGA cacCGCTGGTACATCACACAGTAAGGCAGTACATGAATCTGAACAATGCAAAGCAGCTCTGCCA ATACCCGGGACCAGTGTTGCTCATCAGGAGAACTAAAGATGAGATCATCACTACCAC GGGACCAGAGGACATAATGTCCAACCGAGGAAATGACTTGCTGCTAAAACTCCTGCAGTTTAG GTACCCGAAGGTGATGGCAGACGAAGGAGTCCGAGTGGTGAGAGAGTGGCTTGGGGCCTCCAACCCCATAGCAGAAG ccaCCGTGTACAGTCAATACGAGGTGGATGATGACTGGTGTGTCTCCGTGCTGCAGTCCTATCGCACTCACAACGGCACCGCCTTCCCCTGGAGCGTTG GGGAGGATATGACATTGGAGTGCAGGCGGCAGCTCGCTCTCTTCCTG GCCCGCAAGTACATGAGGAACTTTGAGACGACCCACTGCACCCCGCTCCCCTTCTCTGAGTTCCGCGCCCCCTGGACCCTGTAG